One window of Flexivirga oryzae genomic DNA carries:
- a CDS encoding ribonucleoside-diphosphate reductase subunit alpha encodes MAIHVTKRDGSREPYDADRINRAIERAADGLPNAMAMTMQIASELAITLFDGITTEQLDEAAISVAVQNVKDDPDFDVIASRLLLKTIYKKVLGDFETQSELALLHQARFPGYVREAVEDGLFDARLASAFNLEQLAAALDHHLDDGLRYIGIITLKNRYMATDSRRQPLEVPAYFWMRVAMGMSVNEKDPTQAAIGFYRKMASLDYLAAGSTLVNAGTNTPQLSNCFVMQMDDDIEHIAKSMRDVMWLTKGTGGIGLSVSKLRSEGSPIRSNNTTSTGPIPFMHTIDSILRAVSRGGKKFGALCFYMENWHLDFPQFLDLRQNAGDPYRRARTANIAVWLSDEFMKRVVADDDWYLFDPLETPDLVELVGDDFSRRYKEYAALAETGKLRSFKKIRARAQWKSILVSLQTTSHPWLTWKDTINQRALNDNTGTIHLSNLCTEITLPQDRDNVSVCNLASINLSRHLVDDEWDWDRLAESVRVAVRQLDNLIDITRSSVPESEHSNDQNRAIGLGFMGFTDVVEKLGLSYASEEAADLIDRLAEFISWHAIDASCDLAQERGAYPNFEGSGWSRGLVPIDTLEVLERRRAVEVDVPRTSRMDWDVLRERVKDGIRNATLMAIAPTASIGLVAGTTPGLDPQFSQLFSRTTSSGKFLEVNRNLVAALEERGLWDAVREELLRSRGDLSVVPGVPEDLLEIFQTSFQLPPTAYLQVASRAQKWIDQAISRNIYLESRDIGGMSDLYVDAWRKGVKTTYYLHMKPRHRAEQSTVKVNKAVESGRAGGGFGFARRATTEADASEQTGGLRSAPPLRSPATQPAPVDAPITQPAPVHAPITQPAPVHAPITQPAPVDAPITQPAPVHAPITQPAPVDAPVAQPAPVHASITQPAPVDVPVTEPAPVHAPVTQAMPVAAADAEFAEGFTCPTDPQELLNCEACQ; translated from the coding sequence GTGGCCATACACGTCACCAAGCGCGACGGTTCACGCGAGCCGTATGACGCAGACCGCATCAACCGGGCGATCGAGCGAGCCGCAGACGGCCTGCCGAACGCCATGGCGATGACCATGCAGATCGCCTCGGAGCTGGCGATCACGCTCTTCGACGGGATCACCACCGAACAGCTCGACGAAGCCGCGATCTCGGTGGCCGTCCAGAACGTCAAGGACGACCCGGACTTCGACGTGATCGCCTCCCGGCTGCTGCTCAAGACGATCTACAAGAAGGTGCTCGGCGACTTCGAGACACAGTCGGAGCTCGCGCTGCTGCACCAGGCACGTTTCCCCGGCTACGTGCGGGAGGCCGTCGAGGACGGACTCTTCGACGCGCGCCTCGCGTCGGCGTTCAACCTCGAGCAGCTGGCCGCCGCCCTCGATCACCACCTGGACGACGGCCTGCGCTACATCGGCATCATCACCCTCAAGAACCGTTACATGGCAACGGATTCCAGGCGGCAGCCGTTGGAGGTGCCCGCATACTTCTGGATGCGCGTCGCCATGGGAATGTCGGTGAACGAGAAGGACCCGACGCAGGCCGCCATCGGCTTCTACCGCAAGATGGCGTCGCTCGACTACCTCGCCGCCGGCTCGACCCTGGTCAATGCAGGCACCAACACCCCGCAGCTGTCGAACTGCTTCGTGATGCAGATGGACGACGACATCGAGCACATCGCCAAGTCGATGCGTGACGTCATGTGGCTCACCAAAGGTACTGGTGGCATTGGTCTTTCGGTCTCCAAACTGCGCTCTGAGGGTAGCCCGATCCGGAGCAACAACACCACCTCCACCGGCCCGATCCCGTTCATGCACACGATCGACTCAATCCTGCGCGCCGTGTCCCGTGGCGGGAAGAAGTTCGGCGCGCTGTGCTTCTACATGGAGAACTGGCACCTGGACTTCCCGCAGTTCCTCGACCTCCGGCAGAACGCCGGCGACCCCTACCGGCGGGCCCGCACCGCCAACATAGCGGTCTGGTTGTCCGACGAGTTCATGAAGCGCGTGGTGGCGGACGACGACTGGTACCTCTTCGACCCCCTGGAGACTCCCGACCTGGTCGAGCTCGTCGGTGACGACTTCTCCCGGCGGTACAAGGAGTATGCCGCCCTCGCCGAGACCGGAAAACTGCGCTCCTTCAAGAAGATCCGGGCGCGCGCACAGTGGAAGTCGATCCTCGTGTCGCTGCAGACCACCTCGCACCCGTGGCTGACCTGGAAGGACACCATCAACCAGCGGGCGCTCAACGACAACACCGGCACGATCCACCTGTCGAACCTGTGCACCGAGATCACCCTGCCGCAGGACCGTGACAACGTCTCGGTGTGCAACCTCGCCTCCATCAACCTCTCCCGGCATCTGGTGGATGATGAGTGGGACTGGGACCGGCTCGCCGAGTCCGTCCGCGTCGCCGTGCGACAGCTCGACAACCTGATCGACATCACGCGTTCGTCGGTGCCCGAGTCCGAGCACTCCAACGACCAGAACCGCGCAATCGGCCTGGGGTTCATGGGATTCACCGACGTGGTGGAGAAGCTCGGCCTGTCCTACGCATCGGAAGAAGCCGCGGACCTCATCGACCGGCTGGCCGAATTCATCAGCTGGCACGCGATCGATGCGTCGTGTGACCTCGCCCAGGAGCGCGGCGCCTACCCGAACTTCGAGGGGTCCGGCTGGTCACGTGGCCTGGTCCCGATCGACACCCTCGAGGTGCTGGAGCGGCGTCGGGCGGTCGAGGTCGACGTGCCACGGACCAGCCGGATGGACTGGGACGTTCTGCGGGAACGCGTCAAGGACGGTATCCGCAACGCAACGCTGATGGCGATCGCGCCGACGGCGTCGATCGGCTTGGTCGCCGGCACCACACCCGGACTAGATCCGCAGTTTTCACAACTGTTCTCACGCACGACCTCGTCCGGTAAGTTCCTGGAGGTCAACCGCAACCTGGTTGCGGCGTTGGAGGAGCGCGGCCTGTGGGACGCGGTCCGTGAGGAACTGCTCCGCTCGCGCGGCGACCTGTCGGTCGTGCCCGGTGTGCCGGAGGACCTCCTGGAAATCTTCCAGACGTCGTTCCAGTTGCCTCCCACGGCATACCTGCAGGTTGCGTCCCGAGCCCAGAAGTGGATCGACCAGGCGATCAGCCGCAACATCTACCTGGAGTCGCGCGACATCGGCGGCATGAGCGACCTGTATGTCGATGCCTGGCGCAAGGGTGTCAAGACGACGTACTACCTGCACATGAAGCCACGGCACCGTGCCGAGCAGTCGACGGTCAAGGTCAACAAGGCCGTCGAGAGCGGCCGCGCCGGAGGCGGTTTCGGCTTCGCACGGCGGGCAACGACTGAAGCTGACGCATCGGAACAGACGGGCGGACTTCGATCCGCTCCTCCGCTTCGCTCCCCCGCGACTCAGCCAGCGCCCGTGGATGCTCCCATCACCCAGCCAGCGCCCGTGCATGCTCCCATCACCCAGCCAGCGCCCGTGCATGCTCCCATCACCCAGCCAGCGCCCGTGGATGCTCCCATCACCCAGCCAGCGCCCGTGCATGCTCCCATCACCCAGCCGGCGCCCGTGGATGCCCCCGTCGCCCAGCCGGCGCCCGTGCATGCTTCCATCACCCAGCCAGCGCCCGTGGATGTCCCCGTCACCGAGCCGGCGCCCGTGCATGCCCCCGTCACCCAGGCGATGCCCGTGGCTGCTGCGGATGCGGAGTTCGCCGAGGGCTTCACCTGCCCGACCGACCCCCAAGAACTGCTGAACTGCGAGGCATGCCAATGA